One part of the Rhizobium rhizogenes genome encodes these proteins:
- a CDS encoding alpha/beta hydrolase, whose product MVRDAVFPPVIRQDVQNFLDNANSIPGPKLYEMEPQEARARFLEDIRLTDLPIEKLPVIRDLAIPAAAGFIPARIYDRREQKREDPTPTVVFFHGGGFVIGNLDSHAGFCAEMARSLDLPVVAIDYRLAPEAKWPAAPDDCEVAARWVAESPAALGFDVSGLILVGDSAGGNLAIVSALALRDRPAKVPVLIQAPIYPATDISRPYPSAREFAEGFLLTAPMLDWFITCYGADAQDHRTSPVLADLDGLPSAIVVTAGLDPLRDQGRAYATALAEAGVDVWFHEAEGNVHGFVALRQAIPSATADVAWILTMLRTEIHRIAAQNLPADIR is encoded by the coding sequence ATGGTCCGCGACGCCGTATTTCCGCCTGTCATTCGGCAAGACGTCCAGAACTTCCTGGACAATGCCAACAGCATACCGGGTCCAAAACTGTACGAAATGGAGCCTCAGGAGGCACGTGCCCGCTTTCTTGAGGATATACGCCTTACCGACCTGCCTATCGAGAAACTGCCGGTCATACGCGACCTCGCCATTCCGGCTGCAGCTGGTTTTATCCCTGCGCGGATATATGATCGACGTGAACAGAAGAGGGAAGACCCAACGCCGACGGTCGTTTTCTTTCACGGCGGCGGGTTTGTCATTGGCAATCTTGATTCTCACGCCGGTTTCTGCGCAGAGATGGCGCGTTCGCTCGATCTTCCGGTCGTCGCGATTGATTACCGGTTGGCGCCGGAGGCGAAATGGCCGGCTGCACCAGATGATTGCGAGGTTGCCGCGCGCTGGGTAGCCGAAAGCCCGGCGGCACTCGGTTTTGATGTGTCCGGACTGATTCTCGTTGGCGATTCTGCCGGGGGGAATCTTGCAATCGTCAGTGCGCTCGCCTTGCGAGATCGTCCGGCTAAAGTGCCGGTACTGATACAGGCGCCTATTTATCCGGCCACCGATATCAGTCGCCCTTATCCGAGTGCCAGGGAATTTGCCGAAGGATTTCTGCTGACCGCACCGATGCTGGACTGGTTTATCACGTGCTATGGCGCTGATGCACAAGACCACCGTACCTCACCGGTACTTGCAGATCTCGACGGCTTACCATCCGCCATTGTCGTCACTGCAGGACTTGATCCACTTCGCGACCAGGGACGGGCTTATGCGACAGCGCTGGCGGAAGCAGGCGTAGACGTCTGGTTTCACGAAGCAGAAGGGAATGTCCACGGTTTTGTTGCGCTGAGGCAGGCAATCCCGTCCGCAACTGCCGATGTGGCGTGGATTTTGACGATGCTGCGCACAGAAATCCATCGGATCGCTGCGCAAAATTTACCGGCGGATATACGCTGA
- a CDS encoding NADP-dependent oxidoreductase, with translation MVTNRQIILSRLPQGKLSADHFEIRETERPVPAEGEVLLRTLYVALDAASRAWMHGATYRAGLASGDLMAGMSLAEVIESRSSNLAPGDLVFTETGWQVFAVVPAQTLTKLPRIEPLSHLVSIYGVPGLTAYFGLLECGQPEPGDTVVISAAGGAVGSIAGQIARIKGCRVVGIAGGHAKCALLTGELGFDAAVDYKAGNLLEDLKSACPDGIDVYFDNTGGEVLDACLANMAQYGRIVCCGAVSQYDAGTPGAGPSGFPGQAILKSLTIRGFLLFDFLGEQERVISELSGWVNTGQIEVCEDVLEGFDSLPSALVGLLAGENVGKRMVKVF, from the coding sequence ATGGTAACCAACCGCCAAATCATTCTGTCGAGGCTTCCGCAAGGCAAGCTTTCTGCAGATCATTTTGAGATACGTGAAACTGAACGTCCTGTTCCGGCAGAGGGAGAAGTTCTTCTCCGAACGTTGTACGTGGCTTTAGATGCCGCAAGTCGAGCGTGGATGCACGGGGCCACGTATCGGGCCGGCCTTGCGAGCGGCGATCTCATGGCCGGCATGTCGCTGGCAGAAGTGATCGAGTCGCGCTCGTCCAACCTGGCGCCTGGCGATCTTGTCTTCACGGAAACGGGCTGGCAGGTTTTTGCCGTCGTCCCGGCACAGACCCTTACCAAGCTACCCAGAATTGAGCCGTTGAGCCATCTGGTCAGCATCTACGGCGTTCCTGGTCTCACGGCCTATTTCGGTCTGCTGGAATGCGGCCAACCGGAGCCGGGTGACACGGTCGTCATATCCGCCGCCGGTGGTGCGGTTGGCTCCATTGCCGGTCAGATCGCCCGGATCAAGGGTTGCCGTGTCGTTGGTATTGCTGGCGGCCACGCAAAATGTGCTTTGTTGACGGGGGAGTTGGGCTTTGACGCAGCTGTCGACTACAAGGCCGGTAATCTCCTGGAAGATCTAAAGTCTGCCTGCCCAGACGGTATCGATGTTTATTTCGATAATACCGGAGGAGAGGTGCTGGATGCCTGCTTGGCCAATATGGCACAATATGGGCGGATCGTTTGCTGCGGGGCAGTTTCCCAATATGATGCGGGTACTCCGGGTGCTGGCCCAAGCGGTTTTCCGGGTCAGGCTATATTGAAGAGCCTTACCATCCGTGGTTTCCTCCTGTTTGACTTTCTTGGGGAGCAAGAGCGCGTAATCTCCGAACTAAGCGGCTGGGTCAATACAGGTCAGATAGAGGTTTGCGAAGATGTTCTGGAAGGCTTTGATTCTCTCCCGAGTGCCTTGGTTGGCCTGCTTGCAGGAGAAAACGTCGGCAAGAGAATGGTAAAGGTCTTTTAG
- a CDS encoding IS110 family transposase, translating to MPQRNMPRPAAAYGIDIGKNIFHVVGLRSDGVPVQRVRFRRDTLLQFFERAAPAIVGMEACAGSQWIACKIQALGHKVRLIPAQFVKPYVKSNKSDIIDAEAIAEAATRPTMRFAALKSEEQADLQALHNRVRDQMIGTRTCLINQMRAFYLEYGIALRQGAGLFKVDLSQAVEDQSNDLSSAMCKLLADLFADLRQLERRIPITCTGNENVTAMRFIFDRTTQWAGRLGVSWRRNRRARVTG from the coding sequence ATGCCACAGCGCAATATGCCGCGCCCAGCGGCTGCCTACGGAATTGATATTGGCAAGAACATCTTTCATGTTGTCGGCCTCAGAAGCGATGGCGTCCCAGTCCAGAGGGTTCGTTTCCGACGCGACACGCTGCTACAGTTCTTCGAGCGTGCGGCGCCGGCGATCGTAGGGATGGAAGCGTGTGCAGGATCTCAGTGGATTGCCTGTAAGATACAGGCGCTTGGACATAAGGTGCGCTTGATCCCCGCGCAGTTCGTGAAGCCCTACGTAAAGTCGAACAAGAGCGACATCATCGATGCGGAAGCGATCGCTGAGGCTGCCACACGTCCAACAATGCGATTTGCTGCACTCAAGAGCGAGGAACAAGCCGACCTTCAGGCTTTACACAACAGGGTCCGAGATCAGATGATCGGAACGAGAACGTGTCTGATCAATCAGATGCGAGCTTTCTACCTCGAATACGGGATCGCACTGCGCCAAGGCGCGGGCCTATTCAAGGTCGACCTGTCGCAAGCTGTCGAAGATCAATCCAACGATCTCTCGTCGGCAATGTGTAAGCTGCTTGCAGACCTGTTTGCCGATCTGCGCCAGTTGGAACGGCGTATTCCCATCACTTGCACGGGCAACGAAAATGTCACCGCCATGCGGTTCATCTTCGACCGGACCACGCAATGGGCTGGTCGTTTGGGTGTCTCTTGGCGGCGCAATCGACGCGCTCGCGTCACCGGTTGA
- a CDS encoding HAMP domain-containing sensor histidine kinase yields the protein MADGSFFKSSAVRITIIYISFFVISYLGANIIASKMVLNFLNDHLNSIVMERYREIETAYEDRGLSGAIDMINSHGPAIRGEETIYTLCDSSGVVIAGNATLLGSPLGFSTFSPSGQRGGQPSYKLFRGRLGENDLVVGISSGGSDELARIVLVSLGWTTAIVFAVGLGGAAVLRYRTRRRISVLTKTAHAIGHGELSRRLPISTRKDEIDILSSEINVALTRLEVSVTGMKQVTTDIAHDLKTPISRTFLVLDEALQAETVGDAKISVEIALAELGSIADTFDALLRIARIESRNRTTKFAMIDLTGLCRDIYETYEASACEEGYRLNFKSTPACCCVNGDIDLIRQMLANLVANAMHHTPSGSSITINVSQERGAICLAVCDDGPGIPVAERHRVFDRFYRLEKSRTSNGTGLGLSLVKAIAELHEAKIELKDNAPGLAVVIHFPNC from the coding sequence ATGGCCGACGGTAGTTTCTTCAAAAGCTCAGCGGTACGAATTACGATCATTTACATCTCCTTCTTTGTCATCTCGTATCTTGGGGCGAACATCATCGCATCCAAGATGGTGCTGAATTTTCTGAATGATCATCTCAATTCCATTGTGATGGAACGCTACCGTGAGATCGAGACGGCTTACGAGGATCGCGGGCTTTCTGGGGCGATCGATATGATCAACAGCCATGGCCCTGCAATTCGAGGTGAGGAGACCATCTATACGCTTTGCGATTCTTCGGGAGTCGTGATTGCCGGGAACGCTACGTTGCTCGGTTCACCGCTAGGATTTTCTACGTTCTCTCCCAGTGGGCAACGCGGCGGCCAACCGAGTTACAAATTATTCCGTGGACGATTGGGAGAGAATGATCTCGTCGTCGGTATCAGCTCTGGAGGCAGTGACGAGCTTGCTCGGATCGTGCTAGTCAGCTTGGGTTGGACGACAGCCATCGTCTTTGCTGTTGGATTGGGTGGGGCTGCTGTACTGCGATATCGTACCAGGCGTCGGATATCTGTACTTACGAAGACCGCTCACGCGATTGGTCATGGAGAACTGTCAAGACGCCTCCCAATTTCTACAAGAAAGGACGAAATAGATATTCTTTCAAGCGAAATTAACGTCGCACTCACGCGATTGGAAGTCAGCGTTACGGGTATGAAGCAGGTGACAACCGATATTGCCCACGACTTGAAAACACCTATCAGCCGGACATTCCTTGTGCTGGACGAGGCGTTGCAAGCCGAGACTGTCGGGGATGCCAAAATTTCCGTTGAGATTGCGCTTGCTGAATTAGGGTCGATTGCTGATACTTTCGATGCACTCCTAAGAATTGCACGCATTGAGTCGCGTAATCGAACCACCAAGTTTGCGATGATTGACCTCACGGGGCTGTGTCGCGACATTTACGAAACCTATGAAGCAAGTGCCTGCGAGGAAGGGTATCGACTCAATTTTAAAAGCACGCCTGCCTGTTGTTGTGTCAACGGTGATATTGATCTCATTCGACAGATGTTGGCAAATCTTGTCGCCAACGCGATGCATCATACCCCTTCCGGTTCCTCAATAACTATCAATGTTTCGCAGGAACGGGGAGCCATTTGTCTGGCGGTTTGCGATGATGGACCGGGAATACCGGTGGCGGAGCGACACCGTGTTTTTGACCGGTTCTATCGGCTGGAAAAGAGCAGGACTTCGAATGGAACCGGCCTTGGCCTCAGTTTGGTAAAAGCTATAGCAGAGCTCCATGAGGCGAAGATAGAGCTTAAGGACAACGCTCCCGGATTGGCGGTCGTAATACACTTTCCAAACTGTTGA
- a CDS encoding winged helix-turn-helix domain-containing protein, whose amino-acid sequence MKILLIEDDQRTGSYVVKGLTSAGHVVDWVGDGREGLAAGLDAAYDVLIVDRMVPGLDGLTLVKSLRAATIRTPVLFLTAMSDVDDRVEGLEAGGDDYLVKPFAFSELMARMNALVRRPPITLEKTKLRVSDLEIDLVRRTTIRGETTIDLLPREFSLLELLMRNEGRVLTKTMLLERIWNFNFDPQSSVVETHISRLRAKIDKPFEFQLLHTIRNTGYTLHGRR is encoded by the coding sequence ATGAAGATTCTTCTTATCGAAGACGATCAGAGAACGGGCAGTTATGTCGTCAAAGGCCTGACCTCGGCCGGTCATGTTGTCGATTGGGTAGGAGATGGCAGAGAAGGCCTAGCGGCTGGTCTGGACGCCGCATATGATGTACTGATCGTCGACCGCATGGTTCCGGGATTGGATGGCCTGACGTTAGTCAAAAGCCTACGCGCGGCCACCATTAGAACTCCGGTGCTGTTTCTCACGGCGATGAGTGATGTGGATGATCGTGTCGAAGGTTTGGAAGCTGGTGGCGACGACTATCTAGTGAAGCCTTTCGCCTTTTCGGAATTGATGGCGCGAATGAACGCGTTGGTGAGACGTCCACCGATAACGCTGGAGAAAACCAAGCTGCGAGTCAGCGACCTTGAGATTGATCTGGTCAGACGGACCACTATACGTGGCGAGACCACGATTGATCTCTTGCCCCGTGAGTTTTCTCTGCTGGAACTCCTAATGCGAAACGAAGGTCGAGTCCTCACCAAAACCATGTTGCTGGAGCGAATTTGGAATTTTAATTTCGACCCTCAAAGTTCGGTCGTCGAGACGCATATCAGTCGACTACGAGCAAAGATCGATAAGCCCTTCGAATTCCAGTTGCTGCATACCATTCGCAACACGGGTTATACGCTGCATGGCCGACGGTAG
- a CDS encoding TolC family protein gives MIVRHIRLVSSLVLPLIAAGCVTTDYAAKDAGFADATLKSAEATGKQTVWVQNLQQAQVVRDRVKALMAKKTIDVETAVQVALLNNKGLQASYADLGDSAADAWQTQLSVFPTFSVSLNGIGTPGLGMYRVLEGAVTANILALATYDKNIRLADTRFRQAQVNAAIATVSLAAETRRAWINAVAAWENVAYLNQAKVAADASSELAKKIGEAGSMPKANQAREHVFYAELTGETAKARLAAKLAKEELIRLMGLSGTDAEFQIPNRLPSLPKTLIARNDIEAEAIHKRMDLQVARLELHATAQSYRLEDATRIVTDIELAGNWEKEREREDGATRSDIARTGSLSFTIPIFDSGQARLRKGELAYMRAANQLAGLAVDIRSQARSAHLAYRSNYDIARHYRNNVLPLRSAIEEQSLLSYNGMITSTFELIADTREKVESTILAVNAKRDFWLAEANLAPVIYGGSTGSAAAETEVATSEAPAGGGH, from the coding sequence ATGATCGTACGCCATATCAGGCTGGTATCCTCCCTCGTGCTTCCGCTTATCGCGGCTGGCTGCGTGACGACCGACTATGCCGCCAAGGATGCGGGCTTTGCCGATGCGACATTGAAAAGCGCCGAGGCAACCGGCAAGCAGACTGTCTGGGTGCAGAACCTGCAGCAGGCGCAGGTGGTGCGCGACCGCGTCAAGGCGCTGATGGCCAAAAAGACCATCGACGTCGAAACCGCCGTTCAGGTCGCATTGCTGAACAACAAGGGGCTGCAGGCATCCTATGCGGATCTCGGCGACAGCGCCGCCGATGCCTGGCAGACGCAACTCTCCGTCTTTCCGACCTTTTCCGTCAGCCTGAACGGCATCGGAACGCCCGGGCTTGGCATGTATCGCGTGCTTGAAGGGGCCGTCACCGCCAATATTCTCGCTTTGGCGACCTATGACAAGAATATCAGGCTGGCGGATACGCGCTTCCGTCAGGCACAGGTCAACGCGGCGATCGCCACCGTATCGCTTGCCGCGGAAACCCGCCGGGCATGGATAAACGCCGTGGCCGCCTGGGAAAACGTCGCCTATCTCAATCAGGCGAAGGTCGCGGCCGACGCCTCTTCGGAACTTGCGAAAAAGATCGGCGAAGCGGGTTCGATGCCCAAGGCCAATCAGGCCCGCGAGCATGTGTTTTATGCGGAACTGACGGGAGAAACGGCAAAGGCGCGACTGGCGGCAAAACTCGCCAAGGAAGAGCTGATCCGGCTGATGGGCCTTTCCGGCACGGACGCCGAGTTCCAGATACCCAACCGGCTTCCTTCCCTGCCGAAGACCCTGATAGCGCGCAACGATATCGAGGCGGAAGCAATTCACAAACGCATGGATTTGCAGGTCGCCCGCCTCGAATTGCACGCAACCGCGCAATCCTATCGCCTGGAAGACGCCACCCGCATCGTCACCGATATCGAGCTGGCCGGAAATTGGGAGAAGGAACGCGAGCGCGAGGACGGTGCCACCCGTTCGGACATTGCAAGAACCGGCTCGCTGTCCTTCACGATCCCGATCTTCGATTCCGGGCAGGCGCGTCTGCGCAAGGGCGAACTTGCCTATATGCGGGCGGCCAACCAGCTGGCCGGGCTGGCCGTCGACATCCGTTCGCAGGCCCGTTCCGCCCATCTGGCCTACAGGTCGAATTACGACATTGCCCGTCACTACCGCAACAATGTCCTGCCCCTGCGCAGCGCGATCGAGGAGCAATCGCTGCTGTCCTATAACGGCATGATTACCAGCACCTTCGAGCTGATCGCCGATACCCGCGAAAAAGTCGAATCCACCATCCTCGCAGTCAACGCCAAGCGCGACTTCTGGCTGGCCGAAGCCAACCTTGCCCCCGTCATCTATGGCGGAAGCACCGGCAGTGCCGCGGCCGAAACCGAAGTCGCGACGTCCGAAGCCCCGGCTGGCGGCGGTCATTGA
- a CDS encoding multicopper oxidase family protein — MFSRRQLLGAGAAGAALVSSKTWAQTSNMGLPEAASMEGAATQTPTRPSTGPDYNPVVTLNGWTLPFRMNNGVKEFHLVAEPVEREMAEGMTAYLWGYNGQSPGPTIEAVEGDRVRIFVTNKLPEHTTVHWHGMILPSGMDGVGGLSQPHIPVGKTFVYEFDLVKSGTFMYHPHSDEMVQMAMGMMGFFVVHPKDPAFMPVDRDFVFLLSAFDIDPGSYVPRVMEMTDFNLWTWNSRVFPGIDPLVVSKNDRVRVRVGNLTMTNHPIHMHGYDFEVTCTDGGWVRPEARWPEVSIDIPVGAMRAYEFDAKYEGDWAIHCHKSHHTMNAMGHEIPTFIGVDKKEVAKKIRQIRPEYMPMGTAGMADMAEMSMEIPENTVPMMTGWGPHGPIEMGGMFSVVKVREGISAGDYADPGWYENPPGTQAFEWTGNLPDAPKAKDASTQPPSAHSNHG; from the coding sequence ATGTTCAGCAGAAGACAATTGCTTGGAGCAGGCGCCGCCGGCGCGGCGCTCGTCTCCTCCAAAACCTGGGCGCAGACGTCCAATATGGGCCTGCCGGAAGCAGCCAGCATGGAAGGCGCTGCGACCCAGACACCCACCCGCCCCTCAACCGGCCCGGATTACAACCCGGTCGTCACCCTCAACGGATGGACACTGCCCTTCCGGATGAACAATGGCGTCAAGGAGTTCCACCTCGTTGCCGAACCGGTGGAACGCGAGATGGCCGAGGGCATGACCGCCTATCTGTGGGGTTACAACGGCCAGTCCCCCGGCCCGACCATCGAGGCTGTGGAGGGTGACCGGGTGCGTATCTTCGTCACCAACAAATTGCCCGAACATACGACGGTTCACTGGCACGGCATGATCCTGCCTTCGGGCATGGACGGTGTCGGCGGCCTGTCGCAGCCGCATATCCCTGTCGGCAAAACCTTCGTTTACGAGTTCGATCTCGTGAAATCCGGCACCTTCATGTACCACCCGCATTCCGACGAGATGGTGCAGATGGCCATGGGGATGATGGGCTTTTTCGTCGTACATCCCAAGGACCCGGCGTTCATGCCGGTGGACCGGGACTTCGTGTTCCTGCTCAGCGCCTTCGACATCGACCCGGGAAGTTACGTGCCCCGTGTCATGGAGATGACCGATTTTAATCTCTGGACCTGGAATAGCCGGGTGTTTCCCGGCATCGATCCGCTGGTCGTGTCGAAAAACGACAGGGTGCGGGTGCGGGTCGGCAACCTGACCATGACCAACCACCCGATCCACATGCATGGTTACGACTTCGAGGTCACCTGCACCGATGGCGGCTGGGTGCGACCCGAGGCGCGGTGGCCGGAAGTCAGCATCGACATTCCCGTCGGCGCGATGCGCGCTTACGAGTTCGACGCCAAATATGAGGGCGACTGGGCGATCCATTGCCACAAGTCGCATCACACCATGAACGCCATGGGTCATGAAATCCCGACATTCATCGGTGTCGACAAAAAGGAAGTCGCCAAGAAAATCCGGCAGATCCGCCCCGAATATATGCCGATGGGCACAGCCGGCATGGCTGACATGGCCGAGATGTCGATGGAGATACCCGAAAACACCGTGCCCATGATGACCGGCTGGGGTCCGCACGGCCCCATCGAAATGGGCGGCATGTTCTCGGTGGTGAAGGTCCGCGAAGGTATCTCCGCGGGCGATTACGCCGATCCGGGCTGGTATGAAAACCCGCCCGGCACACAGGCCTTTGAGTGGACGGGCAACCTGCCCGACGCGCCCAAAGCCAAAGATGCAAGCACACAGCCCCCATCTGCCCATTCGAACCACGGCTGA
- a CDS encoding plastocyanin/azurin family copper-binding protein translates to MNTAILGLVLAALATPALAAGSHAGGHSEVMAVGEPGDATKVTQIIRVSMKETPDGKMIFTPNNFKVRKDQTIRFTVKNEGELDHEFVLDEEAKVMEHKALMEKFPEMEHADPNAIRLAPGKTGEIVWRFTNDGVFKVACLVPGHYDAGMHGDVTVAKK, encoded by the coding sequence ATGAACACTGCAATTCTTGGCCTTGTGCTGGCAGCACTTGCGACCCCCGCTCTGGCGGCCGGCAGCCATGCTGGCGGACACAGCGAGGTCATGGCCGTCGGCGAACCCGGCGACGCCACGAAAGTCACCCAGATCATCCGCGTCAGCATGAAAGAGACGCCGGATGGCAAGATGATCTTCACGCCCAACAACTTCAAGGTCCGCAAGGACCAGACCATCCGCTTCACCGTCAAGAACGAAGGCGAGCTCGATCATGAATTCGTTCTCGATGAAGAAGCGAAGGTCATGGAGCACAAGGCGCTGATGGAGAAATTCCCCGAGATGGAACATGCCGATCCGAACGCCATCCGTCTGGCACCCGGCAAGACGGGGGAAATCGTCTGGAGGTTCACCAATGACGGCGTCTTCAAGGTCGCCTGCCTTGTGCCCGGACATTACGACGCCGGCATGCACGGCGATGTCACCGTTGCCAAAAAGTAA
- a CDS encoding copper-binding protein, which translates to MKTIINTTLAAALFLASAAGAFAQEFTAGTVKKLDTKAKKVTLIHEELKNLDMPAMTMVFDVKDEAMLAKLQEGAKVQFVAERVNGKLTVTQLK; encoded by the coding sequence ATGAAAACAATCATCAACACCACCCTCGCCGCAGCCCTCTTTCTCGCCTCTGCCGCCGGCGCCTTCGCGCAGGAATTCACCGCCGGCACGGTGAAGAAACTCGATACCAAGGCCAAGAAGGTCACGCTTATCCATGAGGAACTGAAAAACCTGGACATGCCGGCAATGACCATGGTCTTCGACGTCAAGGACGAAGCCATGCTGGCGAAATTGCAAGAAGGCGCGAAAGTGCAATTCGTCGCCGAGCGGGTGAACGGCAAGCTGACCGTGACGCAGCTGAAATAA
- a CDS encoding adenylate/guanylate cyclase domain-containing protein translates to MGAERTPLAVPVIYFTISIALVAATRLLPNRTWLKIVFVVFDATLMTLVLYAHILSRQASENHNLTTTGLVIAFILLTQVALELDRKLIVIFSGLVLTSWVAMLATIAVRHRTGDTASVIGSFFNRDLGLTVSFAFAAFAIYLLARDHDHTRKEGLRADKRRLNLSGFFSPLVVEQLQETGSNLGLERRDAAIMFIDLRDFTRFAETASADELTFTLTKYRQLVSRTIIEYGGTIDKFIGDGVMVVFGQPQPSKYDADRAIACALELVNVLSNWRNYCLDNGYPSLEAGIGLHYGTVISGVLDSGCHNEFTVVGDAVNVAERLESLAKSLGALLVVSCDLMLRLRVPIPPAEWLSQSSVALPGRRLLINVRYICRLPYQKYP, encoded by the coding sequence ATGGGAGCCGAACGCACCCCCCTCGCCGTCCCCGTCATCTATTTTACGATCAGCATCGCCTTAGTCGCAGCAACACGATTATTACCCAATCGTACATGGCTTAAAATCGTCTTCGTAGTTTTTGACGCTACCTTGATGACGTTAGTTCTCTACGCACATATCCTGAGCAGGCAAGCCAGCGAAAACCACAATCTTACAACCACCGGCCTGGTCATTGCGTTTATCCTGCTCACCCAGGTGGCCCTTGAACTTGATCGTAAACTGATCGTTATTTTCTCTGGACTTGTTCTTACTTCCTGGGTCGCCATGCTTGCGACCATCGCAGTCAGACACCGCACGGGTGATACCGCCTCCGTCATTGGATCGTTTTTTAATCGTGACCTTGGTCTGACAGTTAGCTTCGCATTCGCCGCCTTCGCAATTTACCTACTAGCGAGGGATCATGACCACACGCGCAAAGAAGGCCTCAGAGCCGACAAGCGACGCCTTAACCTTTCCGGGTTTTTCTCCCCACTTGTTGTTGAGCAACTTCAAGAGACGGGTAGCAATCTTGGCCTTGAACGCCGCGATGCAGCGATCATGTTCATAGATTTGCGTGATTTCACCCGTTTCGCAGAAACTGCATCTGCTGATGAACTGACCTTCACCCTCACAAAGTATCGTCAACTAGTCTCCCGAACAATCATCGAATATGGCGGGACCATAGACAAATTCATCGGAGACGGCGTTATGGTAGTCTTTGGACAACCACAGCCCAGCAAGTACGATGCAGATCGCGCAATTGCATGTGCCCTGGAACTAGTGAACGTATTAAGCAACTGGAGGAACTACTGCCTGGACAATGGCTATCCTTCCTTGGAAGCTGGCATCGGCCTGCACTACGGAACCGTGATCAGCGGTGTTTTGGATAGTGGCTGCCATAATGAGTTTACAGTCGTTGGCGACGCCGTCAATGTCGCTGAGCGGTTGGAATCTCTTGCAAAATCTCTCGGAGCGCTGCTTGTCGTTTCGTGCGATCTAATGCTTCGATTGAGGGTACCAATTCCTCCGGCCGAGTGGCTCTCACAAAGTTCTGTTGCCTTACCGGGGCGACGACTATTGATTAACGTCAGATACATTTGCCGCTTGCCGTACCAAAAATACCCGTAA
- a CDS encoding IS110 family transposase, translating into MDHIIVGVDTHKANHVAVAINAHGARLGTITIPATRKGYSSLETWASRLGHIKAFGIEGTGSYGAGLSRELLAQGHTVLDVMRPNRQIRYLHGKSDSLDAESAARSVLNGQATALAKAQTGSSEMIRHIKVARDSAVKAKSQAMITLRTLIINAPSDLRDALDQIKGPIALIRHIAAFRPGEILSPSSSAKVAMRAIARRWLMLHEEIAEHECELERMVISKAPALMKSFGISTITVAEMLILIGDNPERIKSESALAKMCGVCPIPASSGKTNRMRLNRGGNRQANAAIYRVAVVRMRDDDRTKTYAARRTAEGKTRREIVRCLKRYIIREIYRHLCTPSVSQFSGP; encoded by the coding sequence ATGGATCATATCATCGTCGGCGTCGATACCCACAAGGCCAACCATGTTGCCGTTGCCATCAATGCACACGGCGCTCGTTTAGGCACCATCACTATACCAGCGACACGAAAAGGATACTCGAGCTTGGAGACCTGGGCATCCAGGCTCGGCCATATCAAGGCATTCGGCATAGAGGGGACCGGCTCCTATGGAGCAGGTTTGTCCCGGGAACTGTTGGCTCAAGGACATACGGTTCTCGATGTGATGCGCCCCAACCGACAAATCCGCTACCTTCACGGCAAATCCGACAGTCTCGATGCCGAAAGCGCAGCGCGTTCGGTTCTGAATGGTCAAGCCACAGCTTTGGCGAAAGCTCAAACAGGGTCATCGGAAATGATCAGGCATATCAAAGTCGCCCGCGACAGCGCTGTAAAGGCCAAGTCGCAGGCAATGATCACTTTGCGAACGTTGATAATAAACGCACCGTCCGATCTGCGTGATGCGCTCGACCAGATCAAAGGGCCAATCGCCTTGATCCGTCACATCGCCGCGTTTCGACCAGGCGAGATTTTATCGCCGAGTTCGTCGGCAAAAGTTGCCATGCGGGCCATCGCCCGTCGTTGGTTGATGCTGCACGAGGAAATTGCGGAACACGAGTGTGAGCTCGAACGCATGGTGATCAGCAAAGCTCCTGCATTGATGAAGTCGTTCGGCATATCAACGATAACCGTCGCCGAGATGTTGATCCTGATCGGTGACAATCCCGAACGCATCAAATCGGAATCTGCCTTGGCAAAAATGTGCGGTGTATGCCCAATTCCGGCCTCCAGCGGCAAGACCAACCGAATGCGCCTCAATCGAGGCGGCAATCGACAGGCTAATGCCGCCATTTATCGTGTTGCGGTCGTTCGAATGCGTGATGACGACAGAACGAAAACATACGCGGCGCGCCGAACTGCGGAAGGCAAAACCAGGCGGGAAATCGTTCGATGCCTAAAACGATATATCATCAGGGAGATATATCGCCATCTCTGCACGCCATCTGTTTCCCAGTTCTCTGGGCCTTGA